One Paenibacillus sp. FSL W8-0186 genomic window carries:
- the trmB gene encoding tRNA (guanosine(46)-N7)-methyltransferase TrmB, with translation MRLRGRKGIRENLEQQKHLVVLDPREYKGRWSEVFGNDRPIHIELGMGKGQFISGMSVKYPDVNFIGMDMYDELVRRASEKVRAIWQEQGQEEPQSVRLALGNIESIEEFFAPGEIERIYLNFSDPWPKKKHGRRRLTHPRFLEKYRSLLNENGEIHFKTDSRELFQFSLNAFTACGLQLNDISLDLHQGGINEEHVMTEYETKFVNQGVNIHRCEVIIGEAALARYHDHKMEQF, from the coding sequence ATGCGTTTACGCGGCAGAAAAGGAATTCGGGAAAACCTGGAGCAGCAGAAACATCTTGTTGTCCTGGATCCACGGGAATACAAGGGACGCTGGTCCGAGGTTTTTGGCAACGATCGTCCGATTCATATCGAACTGGGGATGGGCAAAGGACAATTCATCAGCGGGATGAGTGTGAAATACCCGGATGTTAATTTTATAGGCATGGATATGTACGATGAGCTGGTTCGCAGGGCCAGCGAGAAGGTGCGCGCGATATGGCAGGAGCAGGGACAGGAGGAGCCTCAGAGCGTCAGATTGGCGCTGGGGAATATCGAGTCGATCGAGGAGTTTTTCGCACCGGGCGAAATTGAGCGGATATACTTGAATTTCAGCGATCCATGGCCAAAGAAGAAGCACGGTCGCCGTAGGCTGACCCATCCGAGATTTTTGGAGAAATACCGCTCTTTGCTTAACGAGAACGGGGAAATTCATTTCAAGACGGATTCGCGCGAGCTGTTCCAGTTCTCTTTGAACGCCTTTACGGCATGCGGGCTGCAGCTGAACGACATTTCGCTGGACTTGCATCAAGGGGGCATCAATGAAGAGCATGTCATGACGGAGTATGAGACGAAATTCGTCAATCAGGGCGTGAATATTCACCGCTGTGAGGTCATCATTGGAGAAGCGGCATTGGCGCGTTATCATGATCATAAAATGGAGCAGTTCTAG
- a CDS encoding phosphatase PAP2 family protein, with translation MTRFIQTLKQLDQKLFMGINGRLHGSFLNFWLYYLTHLGGATFTISSSLLVWIFAPKPWSTAGLQSCVALAASHIPVALAKKTYPRVRPYLTLPGTKTFRNPLTDHSFPSGHTTAIFSVTMPFMLTEPSLAFILGPIALLVGISRIYLGLHYPSDVLAGAAVGTLTAFGTVALWP, from the coding sequence ATGACTCGATTTATTCAAACGTTAAAACAACTGGATCAAAAGCTTTTTATGGGAATTAATGGCCGCCTGCACGGCAGCTTTCTAAATTTCTGGCTGTATTACCTGACTCATCTGGGGGGAGCCACGTTTACGATCAGCTCCTCGCTGCTCGTGTGGATCTTCGCGCCCAAGCCTTGGAGCACTGCAGGACTTCAGTCCTGCGTAGCGCTAGCTGCCAGCCATATTCCAGTAGCGCTTGCCAAGAAGACCTACCCGCGGGTTCGCCCTTATTTGACCCTCCCGGGTACAAAAACATTCCGCAATCCGCTGACGGACCACTCGTTTCCATCCGGGCATACAACGGCCATCTTCTCCGTTACAATGCCCTTCATGCTGACCGAGCCAAGCCTCGCATTTATATTGGGACCGATCGCGCTGCTGGTTGGAATATCAAGAATATATCTGGGCTTGCATTACCCTTCGGACGTGCTGGCAGGCGCCGCCGTAGGCACGCTAACGGCCTTTGGCACAGTTGCATTATGGCCATAA
- the rpmI gene encoding 50S ribosomal protein L35: MPKMKTHSSLKGRFKITGSGKVRRYKANRNHLLSHKSNRRKRVLANSPVAYAGDVRRLKQQLANLK, from the coding sequence ATGCCTAAAATGAAAACCCACAGCAGCCTGAAAGGCCGCTTCAAAATTACAGGATCGGGTAAAGTTAGACGTTACAAAGCGAACCGCAACCACCTGCTGTCCCACAAGTCGAACCGTCGCAAACGCGTTCTGGCGAACAGCCCTGTAGCTTACGCTGGGGACGTTAGACGTTTGAAACAGCAACTTGCAAATCTGAAGTAA
- a CDS encoding glycosyltransferase, translated as MSKQRVLLLSEGFGAGHTQAAYALSSSLRKLAPHIQTKVLELGSFLNPKMAPLIITAYKKTVSSQPRLVRMMYRSNYKRSLNRLTTAALHRIFYTRTTQIIRQLHPGVIVCTHPIPSAVISRMKRLGLNVPLCTVITDYDAHGTWVSREVDCYLVSTEQVKEKLLEREVEESKIRITGIPVHPNFWERHSKEDIRRQFALKNMPTVLVMGGGWGFMKDEAVNSLLAAHSDKIQVIFCFGSNQKSLEKMKKDPRFIHPNIRLLGFTREIDKLMEVSDLLITKPGGMTCTEGLAKGIPMLFHKPLPGQEEENSHYFESQGWGTLMNSLDDITKWIHRLTDRYDEVALAREKVLEQIAKYHPMQSAQAIMDLLEENKVHS; from the coding sequence GTGTCTAAACAAAGAGTCTTGCTTTTATCTGAGGGATTCGGAGCCGGTCATACCCAGGCAGCCTATGCGCTTTCCAGCAGTTTACGCAAGCTGGCACCTCACATTCAGACGAAGGTACTGGAGCTTGGCAGCTTTCTGAATCCTAAAATGGCTCCATTGATCATTACAGCATACAAAAAAACGGTATCATCGCAGCCCCGTCTCGTACGCATGATGTACCGCAGCAATTATAAGAGATCCTTGAACCGATTGACGACGGCGGCGCTCCATCGGATATTCTATACCCGCACGACCCAGATTATCCGCCAGCTCCATCCCGGTGTCATTGTATGCACACACCCGATTCCCAGCGCGGTCATCTCGCGCATGAAACGGCTTGGGCTGAACGTCCCCCTCTGTACCGTCATTACGGATTATGATGCGCACGGGACATGGGTCAGCCGAGAAGTGGACTGTTACCTGGTCTCTACCGAGCAGGTCAAAGAGAAGCTGCTTGAACGCGAGGTTGAGGAGAGCAAAATCCGAATCACCGGCATACCCGTTCACCCGAATTTCTGGGAGCGCCACAGCAAAGAGGACATCCGCCGCCAATTCGCTCTCAAAAACATGCCCACGGTCCTAGTGATGGGCGGAGGCTGGGGGTTTATGAAGGATGAGGCGGTCAACTCGCTTCTTGCAGCGCACAGCGATAAGATCCAGGTAATTTTCTGCTTCGGCAGCAATCAAAAATCGCTGGAGAAGATGAAGAAAGACCCGCGCTTCATCCATCCGAACATCCGTCTTCTCGGCTTCACCCGGGAAATCGACAAGCTGATGGAAGTATCCGATCTGCTGATTACGAAGCCGGGAGGCATGACCTGCACCGAGGGGCTGGCCAAAGGAATCCCCATGTTGTTCCACAAACCTCTTCCCGGACAGGAAGAAGAGAACTCCCACTATTTTGAATCGCAGGGATGGGGAACCTTAATGAACTCCCTCGATGATATAACCAAATGGATTCATCGCCTGACGGACCGGTACGATGAGGTTGCGCTAGCCCGCGAGAAGGTGCTGGAGCAAATCGCCAAATACCATCCGATGCAAAGCGCGCAGGCGATCATGGACTTGCTGGAAGAGAACAAAGTCCATTCCTAA
- the rplT gene encoding 50S ribosomal protein L20 yields the protein MARVKGGFVVRRRHKKVLKLAKGYFGSKHRIFKTANEQVMKSLLYAYRDRRTKKRDFRRLWIVRINAAARLNGLTYSKLMHGLKLAEVNINRKMLADLAVNDLNAFNSLAAVAKEKINA from the coding sequence ATGGCAAGAGTAAAAGGCGGATTCGTTGTTCGTCGTCGTCATAAAAAAGTATTGAAGCTTGCTAAAGGTTACTTTGGCTCGAAACACCGCATTTTCAAAACAGCTAACGAGCAGGTTATGAAATCCCTGCTGTATGCATACCGTGACCGTCGCACGAAAAAACGCGATTTCCGCAGATTGTGGATCGTTCGTATTAATGCTGCAGCTCGTCTGAACGGACTGACTTACAGCAAATTGATGCACGGCTTGAAACTGGCTGAGGTGAACATCAACCGCAAAATGCTGGCTGACCTCGCCGTTAATGATCTGAACGCATTTAACTCTTTGGCTGCAGTGGCTAAAGAGAAAATCAACGCGTAA
- a CDS encoding lysophospholipase has product MRLLEQTFTFTNDAQKEVFVYQWSPMEMAGVPQDMVQGELDVLQSRPQGELQGVLQIAHGMAETAKRYERLAEMLTARGWIVFAGDHRGHGKTAGTDAELGCIEKDGFDGMVRDMSTLSGIIRNRYPDLPLFLLGHSMGSFLTQKMMYTAPDPYSGFILSGTNGPRGMIGFGEKLARLQCLVQGERHPSLMLNALVFGSYNKRFLPPRTPFDWLSRDEAEVDKYVNDPHCGFLCSAGFFQGFFSLLQEIHRPKRMRAIPKDKPIYIFGGDEDPVGLRGDGVKKLATLYNLLLIRDVELKLYPGGRHEMLNEINREEVMRDLADWLERHK; this is encoded by the coding sequence ATGCGGTTGCTGGAGCAAACTTTTACTTTCACCAATGATGCGCAAAAAGAAGTGTTCGTCTATCAGTGGTCCCCGATGGAGATGGCCGGTGTGCCTCAGGATATGGTGCAAGGCGAGCTGGATGTGCTGCAGAGCAGGCCGCAAGGCGAACTGCAAGGTGTGCTGCAAATTGCCCACGGCATGGCCGAGACGGCCAAGCGCTACGAGCGCCTGGCCGAAATGCTTACCGCGCGCGGCTGGATTGTCTTCGCAGGCGACCATAGAGGGCATGGCAAGACGGCCGGAACAGACGCTGAACTGGGGTGCATCGAGAAAGACGGCTTCGACGGCATGGTGCGGGACATGAGCACGCTCAGCGGGATTATCCGGAATCGCTACCCCGATTTGCCCCTGTTCCTACTTGGCCATAGCATGGGATCTTTTCTGACGCAAAAAATGATGTATACCGCGCCGGATCCCTACTCCGGCTTCATCCTGTCGGGAACCAACGGTCCGCGCGGGATGATCGGGTTTGGCGAGAAGCTGGCTCGGCTGCAATGCCTGGTGCAGGGCGAGCGGCATCCCAGCCTCATGCTGAACGCACTTGTCTTCGGTTCCTACAACAAACGCTTTCTGCCGCCCCGTACGCCGTTCGACTGGCTCTCCCGGGATGAAGCGGAGGTTGATAAGTACGTGAACGATCCGCATTGCGGTTTTCTGTGCAGCGCCGGTTTCTTTCAAGGCTTCTTCTCGTTATTGCAGGAAATTCATCGTCCGAAACGGATGCGAGCCATTCCAAAGGATAAGCCTATCTATATTTTTGGCGGCGACGAGGATCCTGTAGGCCTGCGGGGAGACGGCGTGAAAAAGCTGGCCACGCTGTATAACCTGCTGTTGATCCGGGACGTCGAGCTCAAGCTCTATCCAGGGGGCCGCCATGAGATGCTGAACGAGATAAACCGGGAAGAGGTCATGCGCGATCTCGCCGATTGGCTGGAGCGGCACAAATAA
- a CDS encoding class I SAM-dependent methyltransferase, whose product MGFMSVLSFAHKLIGERLQPGEPAIDATAGTGQDTLFLARASGRRGQVYALDIQAEALALTRLRLDREQDSRLAEVTLLKRSHAEMEAALPAAVHGTVGAIMFNLGYLPAEGADATVITLTQTTLAALEASLRLLRPKGIVTIVLYPGHQGGDEEAGAVERWAASLAPSAGQAIVYRQIQKPAAPYLIAIEKR is encoded by the coding sequence ATGGGCTTCATGTCTGTACTTAGCTTTGCCCATAAGCTGATTGGCGAGCGGCTGCAACCGGGCGAGCCGGCTATTGATGCTACGGCAGGGACTGGCCAGGATACCCTCTTCCTCGCCCGGGCCTCCGGCCGAAGGGGACAAGTCTATGCCTTGGATATTCAAGCCGAGGCGCTGGCTCTCACTCGGCTGAGGCTGGACCGGGAGCAGGACAGCAGGCTGGCCGAGGTTACGCTGCTGAAGCGGAGCCATGCCGAGATGGAAGCGGCGCTGCCTGCAGCGGTTCACGGTACGGTGGGCGCAATCATGTTCAACCTTGGTTACCTGCCGGCGGAGGGCGCCGATGCCACCGTCATCACGCTGACGCAAACAACGCTTGCAGCGCTGGAAGCCAGCCTCAGGCTGCTGCGGCCGAAAGGGATCGTGACGATCGTTCTCTATCCCGGGCATCAGGGAGGCGATGAGGAAGCAGGCGCCGTCGAGAGATGGGCGGCCTCCCTTGCTCCTTCCGCCGGGCAGGCGATCGTCTACCGGCAAATCCAGAAGCCGGCCGCTCCCTATTTGATCGCCATCGAGAAAAGGTAA
- a CDS encoding TIGR01212 family radical SAM protein (This family includes YhcC from E. coli K-12, an uncharacterized radical SAM protein.): protein MNIEMISSPKLWGDKRFHTWNYEMREEFGEKVFKVMLDAGFTCPNRDGSIAKGGCTFCSARGSGDFAGSRRDDLVTQFNKICDRQHLKWPQAKYIGYFQAYTNTYAPVEVLKEYYEAILEQPGVVGLSIATRPDCLPDDVVDYLAELNERTYLWVEMGLQTVHESTSQLINRAHDTQCYLDAVEKLRKRGIRVCAHIIYGLPQETHEMMLDTGRAVAAMDVQGIKIHLLHLMRKTPMVKQYEAGLLRFLEKDEYVKLIVDTLEFLPPEMVVHRLTGDAPRDLLIGPTWSLRKWEVLNGIDGELRQRDTWQGKYWRG, encoded by the coding sequence ATGAATATTGAAATGATTTCCTCTCCGAAGCTGTGGGGAGATAAACGTTTTCACACCTGGAATTACGAAATGCGCGAAGAATTTGGCGAAAAAGTGTTTAAAGTGATGCTTGATGCCGGCTTCACTTGTCCGAATCGCGACGGCTCCATTGCTAAAGGGGGTTGTACGTTCTGCAGCGCCCGAGGCTCCGGCGATTTTGCGGGAAGCAGACGCGACGACTTAGTGACACAATTCAACAAAATTTGCGACAGACAGCATTTAAAATGGCCTCAGGCCAAGTACATCGGCTATTTTCAGGCCTATACGAACACCTATGCTCCGGTCGAGGTATTGAAGGAGTACTACGAGGCCATTCTGGAGCAGCCCGGCGTCGTCGGCTTGTCGATCGCCACCCGGCCGGATTGTTTACCCGACGACGTAGTCGACTACTTGGCCGAGCTCAACGAGCGAACTTACCTATGGGTTGAAATGGGACTTCAGACCGTCCATGAATCCACGTCACAGCTCATTAACCGGGCTCACGACACGCAATGTTACCTGGATGCAGTCGAGAAGCTGCGGAAGCGGGGCATCCGCGTCTGCGCGCATATCATTTACGGGTTACCGCAGGAGACCCATGAAATGATGCTGGACACCGGCCGGGCCGTGGCAGCGATGGATGTGCAGGGGATCAAAATCCACCTGCTGCACCTGATGCGCAAGACACCGATGGTCAAGCAATACGAAGCTGGCCTGCTCCGTTTTCTGGAGAAAGACGAGTATGTGAAGCTCATCGTCGATACGCTGGAATTCCTGCCTCCAGAGATGGTCGTTCACCGTCTGACCGGCGATGCTCCAAGAGATCTTCTGATCGGCCCGACGTGGAGCCTGAGGAAGTGGGAAGTGCTGAACGGGATCGACGGCGAACTGAGACAGCGAGACACCTGGCAAGGGAAATATTGGAGGGGATAA
- a CDS encoding B12-binding domain-containing radical SAM protein has translation MKVILSTLNAKFIHTSLAIRLLKAYSGNNFDIELAEYTIKDPTMNIVSDLFQRRPDVIGFSCYIWNIEETIRVIDVLKKVMPETTIVLGGPEVSYDTQYWMERVKNVDFIVMGDGEETFHHLLQELSGDRKFHYVFGTAYRKGDEVIINPGRPKSDLNTLPSPHRFPEDIPNLSKRIVYFETSRGCPFSCQFCLSSIEVGVRYYDIERVKSDILYLIDNGAKIIKFLDRTFNINRSYAMEMFEFLIENHRGCVFQFEITADIMRPEVLDYLAENAPPGIFRFEIGVQSTNDPTNELVKRRQNFTKLTRTVTKVKESGKIAQHLDLIAGLPQEDYATFRKTFNDVFALGPEELQLGFLKMLRGTGLRNDAAKYNYVYMEHAPYEMLSNDVLSFADVVRLKRLEDVLEKYWNAHRMDHTLNYLMRVEFDSPFDFFQEFGDYWEEQGWQRIGHQLEDLFLRLHEFLGQRKLKTPDVVLGLMKLDYFLGHKYKPRKIWWEDRIGKDTRGRYLSMLAEQFAWQSKELSGELAGRPEGKQEQLAGWPGGQSELFAQRPLSGQPEQLVGQQENLLFHLAGRNLGERELQKFAVLEEMPFQLEDVLQNKELSAESMEPSLLVVLYQQTVDEKPLYFSLPLARA, from the coding sequence ATGAAGGTTATTCTATCTACGCTGAATGCAAAATTTATCCACACCTCTCTGGCGATCCGCCTGCTTAAGGCTTATAGCGGGAACAATTTTGACATCGAGCTCGCCGAATATACGATCAAGGACCCGACGATGAACATCGTGTCCGACTTATTCCAGCGCAGGCCCGATGTAATCGGGTTCTCCTGCTACATCTGGAACATCGAAGAGACAATCCGCGTTATTGACGTGCTCAAAAAAGTCATGCCCGAGACGACCATCGTCCTCGGCGGGCCTGAGGTGTCTTACGATACGCAGTACTGGATGGAACGGGTTAAGAACGTGGACTTCATCGTGATGGGGGATGGGGAGGAGACATTCCATCATCTGCTGCAGGAGCTGTCCGGGGACCGGAAGTTCCATTATGTTTTTGGCACCGCCTACCGCAAAGGAGACGAGGTGATTATCAATCCGGGAAGGCCAAAATCGGATCTGAACACGCTGCCTTCACCGCATCGTTTTCCCGAGGATATCCCGAATCTCAGCAAACGCATCGTCTATTTCGAGACGAGCCGGGGCTGCCCGTTCAGCTGCCAGTTCTGCCTCTCCAGTATCGAGGTCGGGGTACGCTACTATGACATCGAGCGTGTGAAGTCGGATATCCTGTACCTGATCGACAACGGCGCCAAAATCATCAAGTTCCTCGATCGGACGTTCAACATCAACCGCAGCTATGCAATGGAAATGTTCGAATTCCTGATCGAGAACCATCGCGGCTGCGTATTTCAGTTTGAGATCACCGCGGACATCATGCGGCCGGAGGTGCTGGATTACCTCGCTGAGAATGCGCCGCCCGGCATATTCCGCTTCGAGATTGGGGTACAGTCGACGAACGATCCGACGAATGAGCTGGTGAAACGGCGGCAGAACTTCACGAAGCTGACCCGCACCGTGACGAAGGTCAAGGAGAGCGGCAAAATCGCGCAGCATCTCGATCTGATCGCCGGACTGCCGCAGGAGGATTACGCTACATTCCGCAAGACATTTAACGACGTGTTTGCGCTGGGGCCCGAGGAGCTGCAGCTCGGATTCTTGAAAATGCTGCGCGGCACCGGCCTGCGGAATGACGCCGCGAAATACAATTACGTTTACATGGAGCATGCGCCTTACGAAATGCTTAGCAACGATGTGCTGTCTTTTGCCGACGTCGTCCGCCTGAAACGGCTGGAGGATGTGCTGGAAAAATACTGGAACGCGCACCGGATGGATCATACGCTGAATTATTTGATGAGAGTCGAATTCGACTCCCCGTTCGATTTCTTCCAGGAATTCGGCGATTACTGGGAAGAACAGGGCTGGCAGCGCATTGGGCACCAGTTGGAGGATTTGTTCCTTCGCCTGCATGAGTTCCTGGGCCAGCGCAAGCTAAAGACGCCCGACGTCGTGCTGGGCCTTATGAAGCTCGACTACTTCCTCGGACACAAGTACAAGCCGCGAAAAATCTGGTGGGAAGACCGCATTGGGAAGGATACGCGCGGAAGGTACCTTAGCATGCTGGCTGAGCAGTTTGCCTGGCAGTCGAAGGAACTGTCTGGAGAGCTCGCCGGGCGGCCAGAAGGTAAGCAGGAGCAGCTTGCCGGGTGGCCGGGGGGGCAGTCTGAGCTGTTTGCCCAGCGTCCGCTGAGTGGTCAACCAGAACAGCTTGTCGGACAGCAGGAGAACCTCCTGTTCCATTTAGCCGGGCGGAATTTGGGCGAGCGCGAACTGCAGAAGTTCGCTGTCCTGGAGGAGATGCCATTCCAGCTAGAGGATGTTCTGCAGAATAAGGAGCTTTCTGCGGAGAGCATGGAGCCGAGCCTGCTGGTCGTGCTGTATCAGCAGACGGTGGATGAGAAGCCGCTCTATTTTTCGTTGCCGCTAGCGAGGGCTTAA
- a CDS encoding glycosyltransferase family 2 protein, with translation MMDTILISLQIVLAIVGVYQFGLALFGMYKKKKKVHFPPTKSFAVLVAAHNEETVVGALMENLKQLNYPKELYDVFVICDNCTDRTVDIVRSHGMTACVRTNENLRGKGYAIEWMLKQLWKMPRQYDAVVMFDADNLAHPDFLSEMNNDLCSGARVIQGYIDTKNPEDSWITAAYGISYWYCNRLWQLSRHNLGLANFLGGTGMCFETELLKEIGWGATSLVEDLEFTMRCVEKGVHPVFNYDAKLFDEKPLTFKASARQRLRWMQGHFTVARRYFFPLLWQSIKERSMVKLDMALYGVNVYIVLLTFLLTALIWVDQSFFNGPNFATLYGYLPLWVSFIAIAANVFIFLAAMVLEEVKSKKVYAYLVLFPLYLISWWPITFYAFFTQNNKQWSHTEHTRVVRLEEVQSKQG, from the coding sequence ATGATGGACACCATTTTGATATCGTTGCAAATCGTACTGGCCATTGTCGGGGTGTATCAATTTGGTTTGGCATTGTTCGGGATGTACAAGAAAAAGAAAAAGGTACACTTCCCGCCGACGAAATCTTTTGCGGTGCTTGTCGCAGCGCATAACGAGGAGACTGTAGTCGGGGCCTTGATGGAAAATTTGAAGCAGTTGAACTATCCGAAAGAGCTTTATGACGTGTTTGTCATTTGCGATAACTGTACCGACAGAACGGTAGATATCGTGCGCAGCCACGGCATGACCGCTTGCGTCCGCACCAACGAGAACCTGCGGGGCAAGGGCTATGCGATCGAATGGATGCTGAAGCAGCTTTGGAAAATGCCGCGCCAATATGATGCGGTCGTCATGTTCGACGCCGATAACCTGGCGCATCCGGATTTCCTTAGCGAAATGAATAATGATCTGTGCTCCGGCGCCCGCGTCATTCAAGGGTACATCGATACGAAGAATCCGGAGGATTCCTGGATCACCGCCGCTTACGGCATTTCTTACTGGTACTGCAACCGGCTGTGGCAGCTGTCGCGGCATAATTTGGGCCTGGCCAACTTCCTCGGCGGAACGGGCATGTGCTTTGAGACCGAACTCCTTAAGGAAATCGGGTGGGGAGCAACGAGCCTGGTCGAAGACCTCGAGTTCACAATGCGCTGCGTCGAAAAGGGAGTACATCCCGTGTTCAATTACGACGCGAAGCTGTTTGACGAGAAGCCGCTGACCTTTAAGGCGTCAGCGCGCCAGCGCCTGCGCTGGATGCAGGGGCACTTTACGGTGGCCCGCCGCTACTTCTTCCCGCTTCTCTGGCAGAGCATCAAGGAGCGGAGTATGGTGAAGCTGGACATGGCTCTGTACGGTGTGAACGTATATATCGTGCTGCTCACGTTCCTGCTAACCGCTTTGATATGGGTCGACCAATCGTTCTTTAACGGCCCGAATTTCGCTACGTTGTACGGATACCTGCCGCTATGGGTGTCGTTCATCGCGATTGCGGCCAACGTGTTTATTTTTCTGGCGGCAATGGTACTGGAGGAGGTCAAGTCGAAGAAGGTATATGCCTATCTCGTCTTATTCCCGCTGTATCTGATTTCGTGGTGGCCGATTACTTTCTATGCGTTCTTTACGCAGAACAATAAGCAGTGGAGCCATACCGAGCATACACGTGTCGTTCGGTTGGAGGAAGTTCAAAGCAAGCAAGGATAA
- a CDS encoding VOC family protein — MTIRKIEHIGIRVTALEDSIEFYERVIGLKLLHIIGEVEDELRLAFLAFPGQENVEIELIYVRGGEALPSEGRVHHIAFTVSHIEEEYKRIAELGLSGMDPEIRSIPNGSRLFFFNGPDGERIEFFEPVHLA; from the coding sequence ATGACCATTCGGAAAATCGAGCATATTGGCATCCGCGTCACCGCGCTGGAGGATTCCATCGAGTTCTATGAGCGGGTGATCGGTCTTAAGCTGCTACATATCATCGGCGAAGTGGAGGATGAGCTGCGCCTCGCTTTTCTAGCCTTCCCCGGTCAGGAGAACGTCGAAATTGAATTGATTTACGTCCGCGGGGGCGAAGCCCTGCCAAGTGAAGGCCGGGTGCATCATATCGCATTCACCGTCAGCCATATCGAGGAGGAGTACAAACGGATCGCCGAACTCGGCCTGTCGGGCATGGATCCCGAAATCCGCTCGATCCCAAACGGCAGCCGCCTCTTCTTCTTTAACGGGCCTGACGGAGAACGGATCGAGTTCTTTGAACCAGTGCATTTAGCGTAA
- the infC gene encoding translation initiation factor IF-3 — MINDEIRAKEVRLVGAEGEQIGIKPIREALQMAIDLNLDLVNVAPTAKPPVCRIMDYGKFRYEQQKKEKEARKNQKTVDIKEVWFRANIEEHDFQTKLRNVIKFLKDGDKVKCSVRFRGREITHADIGKKILDRVKDEVADISSIERIPKLEGRSMIMILAPKN, encoded by the coding sequence TTGATCAATGATGAGATACGGGCGAAAGAAGTCCGTTTGGTAGGCGCTGAAGGTGAACAAATCGGCATCAAGCCGATCCGTGAGGCACTGCAAATGGCCATCGATCTGAATCTGGATTTGGTGAACGTGGCGCCGACGGCTAAGCCGCCGGTATGCCGGATTATGGATTACGGCAAATTCCGTTACGAGCAGCAGAAGAAAGAGAAGGAAGCCCGTAAGAATCAAAAGACAGTGGATATCAAGGAAGTATGGTTCCGCGCGAACATCGAGGAGCATGACTTCCAGACCAAACTCCGCAATGTGATCAAATTTTTGAAGGATGGCGACAAAGTGAAATGCTCGGTGCGTTTCCGTGGCCGCGAAATTACGCATGCTGATATCGGGAAGAAAATTCTGGACCGCGTCAAAGACGAGGTTGCGGACATTTCCTCGATCGAGCGGATTCCCAAGCTGGAAGGCCGCAGCATGATTATGATTTTGGCACCGAAAAACTAA